Below is a genomic region from Streptomyces ferrugineus.
GTCGTCGCCTTCACCGGCCTGACGGCCCACACCCTGCGCTGGTACGAGCGGATCGGCCTCATGCCGCACATCGGCCGCTCGCACACCGGTCAGCGCCGCTACAGCAACCGGGACCTGGACTGGCTCGACCTCGTGGGCAAGCTGCGGCTGACCGGGATGCCGGTCGCCGACATGGTCCGGTACGCCGAGCTGGTGCGCGAGGGCGACCACACCTTCGGCGAGCGCTTCGAGCTGCTGGAGGAGACCCGCCGCGACGTCCTCGCCCGGATCGCCGAGTTGCAGGACACGCTCGCCGTGCTCGACCGGAAGATCAGTTTCTACGCGGACGCCGGGCGTGTGTA
It encodes:
- a CDS encoding MerR family transcriptional regulator, whose amino-acid sequence is MTVMESTSTRTDSCAAPPHPHRRPEGQDSYTISEVVAFTGLTAHTLRWYERIGLMPHIGRSHTGQRRYSNRDLDWLDLVGKLRLTGMPVADMVRYAELVREGDHTFGERFELLEETRRDVLARIAELQDTLAVLDRKISFYADAGRVYEQKRYEQMKTENAG